A window from Vicia villosa cultivar HV-30 ecotype Madison, WI unplaced genomic scaffold, Vvil1.0 ctg.005456F_1_1, whole genome shotgun sequence encodes these proteins:
- the LOC131642624 gene encoding uncharacterized protein LOC131642624: MGRGWPRKTAARTPLAVVHVFTPSSSSHTGSSGNTQRKLDTTETITQVPVLKPIVEEQIPQVSTDATPSIVNGEVEVSIETQDIESELQYWEDALVMYVIGEDLSMNAVRKFMTSTWNFVSLPELYYNNEGYFIIRFNLKSDRDMVLRRGPYTINRKPMFLHEWKPDFTMKEDMIRTLPLWVIFPHLPLVYWGEKSIGKIASALGKPITTDECTTKKLRVSYARALIEIDVTRELKTYINIRGPGGDLIKQDVDYEWRPPFCSKCNQMGHECKNIIKKGPDKAEKRWEPKPTQQVIEKEEDKDVTQEQPPEPVPNESPRDWIEVKSSNKGKGVDTGLGSSTVDCQNIFAILGGTSLGD; the protein is encoded by the exons ATGGGACGTGGCTGGCCACGCAAAACGGCGGCGCGCACTCCACTGGCGGTGGTACATGTCTTCACACCATCGTCTTCATCACATACAGGAAGTAGTGGCAACACTCAACGCAAATTGGATACGACAGAGACTATCACACAAGTTCCAGTTCTGAAACCTATCGTGGAAGAGCAGATTCCACAGGTGAGCACAGATGCAA CTCCTAGTATAGTTAATGGGGAAGTGGAGGTTAGTATAGAAACTCAGGATATTGAATCTGAACTTCAGTATTGGGAGGATGCGCTTGTGATGTATGTCATAGGAGAAGATCTATCTATGAATGCTGTTAGGAAATTCATGACTAGCACGTGGAACTTTGTATCTCTACCAGAATTGTACTACAATAATGAAGGATATTTCATTATTAGGTTTAATTTAAAGAGTGATAGAGATATGGTGCTGCGGAGAGGTCCTTACACCATTAATAGAAAACCTATGTTTCTCCATGAATGGAAACCAGATTTTACTATGAAGGAAGATATGATTAGAACACTACCTCTATGGGTTATTTTTCCACATCTACCATTGGTATATTGGGGAGAGAAGAGCATAGGGAAGATAGCTAGTGCATTGGGAAAACCAATTACTACTGATGAATGCACGACCAAGAAATTGAGAGTGTCTTATGCTAGAGCCTTAATTGAAATAGATGTTACAAGGGAGCTAAAAACATACATTAACATTCGAGGACCAGGGGGAGATCTTATCAAACAGGATGTGGATTATGAGTGGAGACCACCCTTTTGTAGTAAATGCAATCAGATGGGGCATGAGTGCAAAAATATCATCAAGAAAGGGCCTGATAAAGCAGAAAAAAGATGGGAACCAAAACCAACTCAACAAGTCATAGAGAAAGAAGAGGATAAAGATGTTACACAGGAACAACCACCAGAGCCTGTGCCAAATGAATCCCCTAGGGATTGGATTGAGGTGAAATCTTCCAACAAAGGGAAAGGAGTTGACACTGGGTTAGGAAGCTCCACAGTAGACTGTCAGAACATTTTTGCTATCTTAGGTGGGACTAGCCTAGGAGATTAA